From a region of the Paenibacillus lutimineralis genome:
- a CDS encoding ThiF family adenylyltransferase — translation MIWYKGVVPVQDRYSRQKLFRPIGTTGQQKLLDAKVLIIGAGALGTGLAESLARSGIGHLVIADRDYVEWSNLQRQQLFTEEDAASRKPKAVAVKERLAAINSEVNIEAHVLDVTKEELEGLLPGVQLILDATDNFDTRLLINDISQKYRIPWIYGACVGSYGMTYTILPGVTPCLNCLLGMVSTAGDTCDTVGVIPSVVQTVIAHQVTEAIKLLTGHVYALRRTLLTFDLWKNEQLTIKVDSARRSDCASCGEAADYPYLSAAGTRKTEVLCGRHTVQIRPAKSRELNLPELAQTLGRLDEGQVELNPYLLSFSIGDQRIVLFADGRALIHGTKEPAEAKAIYDRYFG, via the coding sequence GTGATCTGGTATAAAGGAGTGGTTCCTGTGCAGGATCGGTATTCGAGGCAGAAGCTGTTCCGGCCTATAGGGACAACGGGTCAGCAGAAGCTCCTTGATGCCAAGGTACTCATTATTGGAGCGGGTGCGCTTGGGACTGGGCTGGCTGAATCCTTGGCCCGTTCCGGGATTGGTCATCTGGTGATAGCGGATCGCGATTATGTAGAATGGAGCAATCTGCAGCGCCAGCAGCTGTTCACAGAGGAAGATGCTGCTTCTCGCAAACCGAAAGCCGTAGCGGTTAAGGAGCGGCTTGCCGCCATCAATTCTGAAGTGAACATCGAAGCGCATGTGCTTGATGTTACTAAGGAAGAACTGGAGGGACTGCTTCCCGGTGTCCAGCTCATTCTTGATGCGACGGATAATTTCGATACCCGCCTGCTGATCAATGATATCTCCCAGAAATACCGTATTCCTTGGATTTACGGCGCATGTGTCGGCAGCTACGGGATGACCTACACGATCCTCCCGGGTGTAACTCCATGTCTGAATTGCCTGCTTGGGATGGTATCGACCGCAGGAGATACGTGCGACACGGTTGGTGTTATCCCTTCCGTGGTACAGACAGTCATTGCACACCAGGTTACAGAAGCTATCAAGCTACTGACGGGTCATGTGTACGCTTTACGTAGAACGCTGCTGACGTTTGATCTGTGGAAGAATGAGCAGTTAACGATCAAGGTTGATTCTGCCCGGCGCAGCGACTGTGCCTCTTGCGGAGAAGCGGCGGATTATCCGTATTTATCTGCTGCTGGCACAAGAAAGACAGAGGTGCTGTGCGGCAGACATACTGTTCAGATCCGTCCTGCGAAGTCAAGGGAATTGAACTTGCCTGAGCTGGCACAGACGCTGGGCAGACTAGATGAAGGACAGGTTGAGCTGAATCCATATCTGCTGTCCTTTTCTATCGGGGATCAAAGAATCGTCTTGTTTGCAGATGGAAGGGCGCTCATTCACGGCACAAAAGAACCGGCTGAAGCCAAAGCCATATATGACCGTTATTTCGGTTAA
- a CDS encoding response regulator transcription factor, whose translation MKASLVLISEDNNWGVKWQNDLKGVGFKVHLVLDSEQLDRELVGEAPEVILIAGELPFVLEMMTRLGDEPAFPVIILQRLAKTADTVMAFQYGANEVVSGNITIEELNARIVSLIRLFRRIMDGHSDELSFEDLRMELKSRKVFRAGELIRLTPKEYELLRHLLKRVGEVCQREAILQEVWGYDFATGTNVVDVYIRHLRKKIDKGRPRKLIHTVRGTGYIIQ comes from the coding sequence ATGAAGGCTAGCTTGGTACTAATCTCGGAGGATAATAATTGGGGGGTGAAGTGGCAGAATGATCTAAAAGGAGTAGGATTCAAGGTTCATTTAGTCCTTGATTCTGAACAACTGGATCGGGAACTCGTCGGAGAGGCGCCAGAAGTTATTTTAATTGCGGGCGAATTGCCTTTTGTCCTCGAGATGATGACTAGACTAGGTGATGAACCAGCATTTCCTGTTATCATATTGCAGCGCTTAGCGAAGACAGCGGATACCGTGATGGCATTTCAATATGGCGCGAATGAGGTTGTGAGCGGAAATATAACCATCGAAGAGCTTAATGCGCGGATAGTCAGCTTGATTAGATTATTTCGCCGCATTATGGATGGTCATTCGGATGAACTGTCCTTCGAGGATTTGCGAATGGAGTTGAAGAGTCGTAAAGTGTTCCGGGCGGGTGAATTGATCCGTCTAACTCCGAAGGAATATGAACTGCTGAGGCATTTGCTCAAAAGAGTAGGCGAGGTTTGTCAGAGAGAGGCGATCTTGCAGGAGGTATGGGGCTATGATTTTGCTACGGGTACAAATGTAGTTGATGTGTATATAAGACATTTGCGTAAGAAGATCGACAAGGGTCGGCCGCGCAAATTGATTCATACCGTAAGAGGAACGGGTTATATAATACAATGA
- a CDS encoding C40 family peptidase codes for MKMNNISKKLLVVGLASTIGFGGFMVTGVDAASASASKTTAEATAVSKGTQVVNFGKTFMGTPYKFGASTSTTKVFDCSSFMKHIFKKYGVTLPRTSAAQAKVGKAVSKSNLKAGDLVFFSSGSRANGKNVTHVAVYMGNGKILHTYGKPGVTISDLNSGNWKKTYLKARRVL; via the coding sequence ATGAAAATGAACAACATATCCAAAAAACTATTGGTTGTCGGCCTTGCATCTACAATCGGATTTGGCGGATTCATGGTCACTGGCGTTGATGCGGCTTCGGCATCCGCTTCGAAGACAACTGCTGAAGCTACAGCAGTATCCAAGGGAACGCAAGTCGTCAACTTTGGTAAGACATTTATGGGAACCCCTTATAAATTCGGCGCTTCCACTTCTACTACAAAAGTATTTGACTGCTCTTCCTTCATGAAGCATATTTTCAAAAAATATGGCGTAACTCTGCCACGTACCTCTGCTGCTCAAGCGAAGGTCGGCAAAGCCGTATCTAAGAGCAATCTGAAGGCTGGAGACCTTGTATTCTTCTCCAGCGGAAGCCGTGCTAACGGCAAGAACGTAACTCATGTCGCAGTTTATATGGGCAACGGTAAAATCCTGCACACTTACGGCAAACCAGGCGTAACGATCTCCGATCTTAACTCCGGCAACTGGAAGAAGACTTACCTGAAAGCGCGCCGTGTACTTTAG
- a CDS encoding thiamine diphosphokinase: MAAQRVLIFAGGSIDPSFIEEIHSDDLIIGADRGALFLVEHGVRPHFSVGDFDSVSPIELENITKHSEQMLACDAINKDLTDTELAFDIAIKQRPEQIVMFGVTGSRLDHTLANIHLLVKSLEQHIPCAIRDHNNYVTLTDSSITIQDQGFTYVSLLPVTTEVTGIDLTGFQYPLHNATLIMGQSLAVSNRLEDKVGTVSIRSGLLLIIQSKD; the protein is encoded by the coding sequence ATGGCAGCACAACGTGTACTTATTTTTGCCGGAGGATCGATCGATCCCTCTTTTATAGAAGAAATTCATTCAGATGATCTGATTATTGGTGCGGACCGGGGAGCGTTATTCCTTGTTGAACATGGTGTCAGGCCCCACTTCTCAGTCGGCGACTTCGATTCTGTAAGTCCCATTGAATTAGAGAACATTACTAAGCACAGTGAACAAATGTTGGCTTGCGACGCAATTAATAAGGATCTGACTGATACGGAGCTTGCCTTCGATATCGCTATAAAGCAGCGGCCAGAACAAATCGTCATGTTCGGCGTTACCGGTTCAAGACTCGACCATACACTGGCTAACATTCACCTGTTAGTTAAAAGCCTGGAGCAGCATATTCCATGCGCCATCCGGGATCACAACAATTATGTAACCTTAACCGATTCAAGCATTACGATTCAAGACCAGGGCTTCACTTATGTCTCTTTATTGCCCGTCACTACCGAGGTAACAGGTATTGATCTGACAGGCTTTCAATATCCATTACATAATGCCACATTAATAATGGGTCAATCACTTGCTGTAAGCAACCGCCTGGAAGACAAGGTAGGAACGGTCTCCATTCGCAGCGGTCTACTATTAATTATTCAAAGTAAAGATTGA
- a CDS encoding trimeric intracellular cation channel family protein: MELFEIFSVIGTVAFALSGAYVAMEEEYDILGVLVLGLVTAFGGGIVRNIVIGVPVTMLWSQGGLLLLAIISIVIAFILPLSWIHHWKKTEAWFDAIGLAAFAIQGALYATGMKHPILAVVVAAMLTGIGGGIIRDLLAGRKPLVLREEIYAVWSIVAGLVIGLGVAKSTVSLLVLFTLVVSFRMLSVYYKWKLPRRSLKFGTMANNPPVNQDNVNDQTKAQM; this comes from the coding sequence ATGGAACTATTTGAGATTTTTAGCGTCATAGGAACGGTTGCTTTCGCGTTGTCTGGCGCTTACGTGGCGATGGAAGAGGAGTACGACATTCTAGGAGTACTTGTATTAGGATTAGTTACGGCTTTCGGCGGAGGAATCGTCCGCAATATCGTCATCGGTGTCCCGGTTACCATGTTATGGTCCCAGGGAGGACTTCTTCTACTGGCAATTATATCGATTGTTATCGCGTTTATCCTGCCTTTATCGTGGATTCACCACTGGAAGAAGACAGAGGCCTGGTTCGATGCCATCGGACTGGCGGCATTCGCAATTCAAGGAGCGCTCTACGCTACTGGCATGAAGCATCCGATTCTGGCCGTGGTTGTTGCCGCGATGCTAACAGGGATCGGAGGCGGGATTATCCGCGATCTGTTGGCCGGACGTAAGCCACTCGTGCTGCGAGAGGAGATTTATGCGGTCTGGTCTATTGTCGCTGGACTTGTGATCGGGCTTGGTGTTGCCAAGTCGACCGTAAGCTTGCTGGTGCTATTCACCCTGGTGGTTTCCTTCCGGATGCTGTCCGTATATTATAAATGGAAGCTGCCGCGCCGTTCACTGAAGTTCGGAACCATGGCGAATAATCCTCCAGTGAATCAAGATAACGTGAATGATCAGACGAAGGCGCAAATGTAG
- a CDS encoding alpha/beta hydrolase, with product MTDSRYLKRTIIKEEIDSKHLGEKRSLRIYLPPGYNEVISYPVVYCQDGEEFFNFGRIATTANQLILDEDVDPFIIVGVEVDTSVRTAEYSPEGDRFEAYTACFIEEIIPFVERNYPVRRTAQERILAGDSLGGSVSLHIAMKNRTLFSKIISMSGAYYEPSLKLIAAEQDLSYLSLYMIIGLQEDKFTNSFGTYNFVELNREAKKLLEERGAKVKYFEKDGQHLWGFWQKELPEALMYFLK from the coding sequence ATGACAGATTCGCGCTATCTGAAACGAACCATAATTAAAGAAGAAATCGATAGTAAGCACCTGGGAGAGAAACGGTCCCTGCGTATCTACTTGCCTCCTGGCTATAATGAAGTGATCAGTTATCCGGTGGTTTACTGTCAGGATGGCGAAGAGTTCTTCAACTTCGGACGCATAGCCACAACGGCCAATCAGCTGATTCTAGATGAAGATGTGGATCCATTTATTATCGTTGGCGTAGAAGTAGACACCTCCGTTCGTACCGCGGAATATTCTCCGGAAGGAGATCGGTTTGAGGCTTACACGGCTTGCTTCATTGAAGAAATTATTCCCTTTGTAGAACGCAATTATCCCGTTCGCCGTACAGCACAGGAGCGCATTCTCGCTGGAGACTCGCTCGGCGGTTCTGTCTCTTTACATATCGCTATGAAAAACCGCACACTGTTTTCCAAAATCATCAGCATGTCCGGAGCGTACTATGAACCGTCTTTGAAATTAATCGCCGCCGAACAGGATTTATCCTATCTTTCCCTATATATGATTATCGGCTTACAAGAAGACAAGTTTACCAATTCTTTTGGAACTTACAATTTCGTGGAGTTGAACCGCGAAGCGAAGAAGCTGCTTGAAGAGCGAGGCGCTAAGGTGAAATATTTTGAGAAGGATGGCCAGCATCTATGGGGATTTTGGCAGAAAGAACTGCCTGAAGCATTGATGTATTTTTTAAAATAA
- the pdhA gene encoding pyruvate dehydrogenase (acetyl-transferring) E1 component subunit alpha, whose product MSKIPYEVYTEDVEALSVLSPDGEIINKAKSPDLTDDQLKELMYRMVFTRTWDDRAVNLGRQGRLGFYAPVSGQEATMVGSEFALDKEDFVCPGYRDMPQLVWHGLPLYQAFLYSRGHQHGGQIPEGVNVLMPQIIIGAQVLHAMGIAMGFKLKQQKHVAITYTGDGGSSEGDFYEALNYAGVFNLPVIFFVQNNGYAITTPFAKQTAAKSIAHKAVAAGIRGIKVDGMDVFAVISAVREAADRARNGEGATLIEAVTYRFRPHSLSDDTSKYRTKEEEGQWNEKDPIARLAKYLEKKGLWTEEDTARVKDEAKAKVNEQIKKAEQTEKMTVSGLIDSMFETTPKHLEAQKAEFQK is encoded by the coding sequence ATGAGCAAGATTCCTTATGAAGTATATACGGAGGATGTCGAAGCTTTGTCTGTGTTGTCGCCTGACGGTGAAATTATAAACAAAGCGAAATCTCCTGACTTAACCGATGATCAATTGAAAGAACTTATGTATCGCATGGTATTTACCCGTACTTGGGACGACCGTGCAGTAAACCTGGGCCGTCAAGGACGCCTGGGCTTCTATGCGCCTGTCTCCGGTCAAGAAGCTACAATGGTAGGTAGTGAATTCGCATTGGACAAGGAAGATTTCGTCTGCCCGGGCTACCGCGATATGCCGCAGCTTGTATGGCACGGACTTCCGCTTTATCAAGCATTCTTGTATTCCCGTGGACATCAACATGGTGGACAAATTCCTGAAGGCGTAAATGTATTGATGCCGCAAATCATTATCGGCGCTCAAGTGCTTCATGCTATGGGTATTGCGATGGGCTTCAAATTGAAGCAGCAGAAGCATGTAGCTATTACTTACACTGGTGACGGTGGTTCTTCCGAAGGTGACTTCTACGAAGCGCTGAACTATGCTGGAGTATTCAATCTTCCGGTTATTTTCTTCGTGCAAAATAACGGCTATGCTATTACAACTCCTTTCGCTAAGCAAACCGCAGCTAAGTCGATCGCTCACAAAGCGGTTGCTGCTGGCATCCGTGGTATCAAAGTTGACGGTATGGACGTATTCGCAGTAATCAGCGCTGTGCGTGAAGCTGCAGATCGTGCTCGCAATGGAGAAGGAGCAACACTGATCGAAGCAGTTACTTACCGTTTCCGTCCACACTCCTTGTCTGACGATACTTCGAAATATCGTACGAAGGAAGAAGAAGGACAATGGAACGAGAAGGATCCAATCGCTCGTCTTGCTAAATATTTGGAGAAGAAGGGCCTCTGGACTGAAGAAGATACAGCTCGTGTCAAAGATGAAGCTAAGGCTAAAGTGAATGAGCAAATCAAGAAAGCTGAACAAACCGAGAAAATGACGGTTTCTGGCTTGATCGACAGCATGTTCGAGACAACTCCTAAACATTTGGAAGCTCAAAAGGCTGAGTTTCAAAAATAA
- a CDS encoding alpha-ketoacid dehydrogenase subunit beta, which yields MAQMNMKEAIRDAMRVEMKRDPNVLIFGEDVGNAGGVFRVTEGLQQEFGDQRVIDTPLAESAIGGMAVGLGVQGFRPIAEIQFVGFIFEALDQILVQAARMRYRSGGRYHSPIVFRTPFGGGVKAAELHTDSLEGLIAQTPGIKLVIPSNPYDAKGLLISAIRDNDPVFFMEHLNLYHAFRDEVPEGEYTVELGKANVVREGSDVTILSYGLMVHTAVKAAEELEKNGIKAEVIDLRTLVPLDIDTILASVKKTNRVIIVQEAQKSAGIAAEVIAQINEHAILHLEAPVLRVSAPDTVYPFAQIEDQWLPTPARIIEGVNKVLEF from the coding sequence ATGGCACAAATGAATATGAAAGAAGCAATTCGCGATGCGATGCGCGTAGAGATGAAACGGGATCCAAACGTACTTATTTTCGGCGAAGACGTTGGTAATGCCGGCGGCGTATTCCGTGTAACAGAAGGTTTGCAGCAAGAATTCGGAGATCAGCGTGTTATCGATACTCCGCTTGCTGAGTCTGCTATCGGCGGTATGGCGGTAGGTCTTGGCGTTCAAGGCTTCCGTCCGATCGCGGAGATCCAATTCGTAGGCTTTATCTTTGAAGCACTTGACCAAATTCTCGTTCAAGCTGCACGTATGCGTTACCGTTCCGGCGGCCGTTATCATTCGCCGATCGTGTTCCGTACTCCTTTTGGCGGCGGGGTAAAAGCAGCTGAGCTGCACACAGACTCCCTTGAAGGCTTGATCGCACAAACTCCAGGTATCAAATTGGTCATTCCTTCGAATCCTTATGATGCAAAAGGTTTGTTGATCTCGGCGATCCGTGACAACGATCCAGTATTCTTCATGGAGCATTTGAACTTGTACCATGCGTTCCGTGATGAAGTTCCTGAAGGTGAATACACAGTAGAGCTTGGCAAGGCTAATGTTGTTCGTGAAGGCTCTGATGTAACGATTCTTTCTTACGGTTTGATGGTTCATACAGCGGTTAAAGCTGCTGAAGAGCTTGAGAAGAACGGCATCAAAGCTGAAGTTATTGACTTGCGTACCCTGGTACCGCTCGATATCGATACGATTCTTGCTTCTGTGAAGAAGACGAACCGCGTTATCATTGTTCAAGAAGCTCAAAAATCGGCTGGTATCGCTGCAGAAGTAATCGCTCAAATTAATGAGCATGCCATTCTGCATTTGGAAGCTCCTGTGCTTCGCGTATCTGCTCCGGATACTGTATATCCGTTCGCTCAAATCGAAGATCAATGGCTTCCAACACCTGCTCGTATTATCGAAGGTGTTAATAAAGTACTCGAATTTTAA
- a CDS encoding dihydrolipoamide acetyltransferase family protein, translating into MAKFEYRFPELGEGLHEGEIIKMHIKPGDKVTDEDIIMEVQNDKAVVEVPCPVEGTVQEVFGTDGAIFRVGQVVAIIDATGDIPEQDTPAEEEAAPAPAPAAEAAPAPAAAPAAAEAPAAPNREVLATPSVRKFAREQGIDITQVTGTGKAGKITREDVEAFKNGGAAPAAASADAGHAAEAAAPAAAAVSTPAGEEERVPFKGIRKAIANAMVKSAYTAPHVTIMDEVDVTDLVEFRKRMKPVAEKKGIKVTYLPFIVKALVAASRKFPALNATIDEANNEIVYKKHYDIGIATDTDNGLIVPVIKEADRKSIWMIAEAITDLATRGREGKLSAAEMKGSTISITNIGSAGGMFFTPIINYPEVAILGTGRITEKPVVKNGEIVVAPVMALSLSFDHRLIDGATAQNFMNYIKQLLSNPELLVMEV; encoded by the coding sequence GTGGCAAAATTTGAATATCGGTTCCCAGAGCTTGGTGAAGGGTTGCATGAAGGCGAAATTATTAAAATGCACATCAAGCCTGGCGACAAAGTAACTGACGAAGACATTATCATGGAAGTACAAAACGACAAGGCTGTCGTTGAAGTTCCTTGTCCGGTAGAAGGAACAGTTCAAGAAGTGTTCGGTACGGACGGCGCTATTTTCCGCGTAGGTCAAGTGGTTGCTATTATCGATGCAACTGGCGATATTCCTGAGCAAGATACTCCGGCTGAAGAAGAAGCGGCACCAGCTCCAGCGCCAGCGGCTGAAGCAGCACCAGCCCCTGCGGCAGCTCCGGCAGCAGCAGAAGCTCCAGCTGCACCTAACCGTGAAGTGTTGGCAACTCCAAGCGTACGCAAATTTGCTCGTGAGCAAGGCATTGATATTACGCAAGTTACTGGCACAGGCAAAGCTGGCAAGATTACTCGCGAAGACGTTGAAGCATTCAAGAATGGTGGCGCAGCCCCTGCAGCAGCTTCCGCAGACGCTGGTCATGCAGCAGAAGCAGCAGCCCCTGCAGCAGCGGCAGTATCGACTCCAGCTGGCGAAGAAGAACGCGTTCCATTCAAGGGTATCCGTAAGGCGATCGCTAATGCGATGGTTAAATCGGCATACACAGCTCCACACGTTACAATTATGGACGAAGTAGACGTAACGGATCTCGTTGAATTCCGTAAACGTATGAAGCCAGTAGCTGAGAAGAAGGGCATCAAGGTTACTTACCTGCCATTTATCGTGAAGGCACTTGTTGCAGCTTCCCGTAAATTCCCGGCTCTCAACGCTACAATTGATGAAGCTAACAATGAAATTGTATATAAGAAACACTATGACATCGGTATTGCTACAGATACAGACAACGGCTTGATCGTTCCTGTAATCAAAGAAGCAGATCGTAAGAGTATCTGGATGATCGCTGAAGCCATTACTGACTTGGCAACTCGCGGTCGTGAAGGCAAATTGTCCGCTGCAGAAATGAAAGGCAGCACGATCTCGATCACGAATATCGGCTCCGCTGGCGGTATGTTCTTCACTCCAATCATCAACTACCCTGAAGTAGCTATTCTGGGTACTGGCCGTATTACAGAGAAGCCGGTTGTTAAGAACGGAGAGATCGTTGTCGCTCCAGTGATGGCTCTGTCTCTCAGCTTCGACCATCGTCTGATCGACGGTGCAACAGCTCAAAACTTTATGAACTACATCAAACAACTGCTTAGCAACCCTGAGCTGCTTGTTATGGAGGTGTAA
- the lpdA gene encoding dihydrolipoyl dehydrogenase: MVVGDASIDIDTLVVGAGPGGYVAAIRAAQLGQKVIIADKSELGGVCLNRGCIPSKALIAAAHSYESAKHADVFGVTAENVTVDFAKTQEFKNGVVNKMTQGVTGLLKGNKVEVFKGEIMFINDSEARAFNDHESLRYRFKHCILATGSRPIELKPFPFGGRILSSTEALNLQEIPGSLVVIGGGVIGAELGQMFSKFGTKVTIIEGTDAILPGLDKDMTRLVAKGMEKTGIEIVTNAMAEGAEQTDKSVTVKYSVNGESKEVTADYLLVTVGRRPNTDGDLGLDLANIELTDRGMVKVDHQGRSVSNPKVFAIGDIVPGLALAHKASYEGKVAAEAISGLPSVVDYKGMPAVVFSDPECASVGYTEKEAKEKGFKVKSGKFPFAANGRATSVNAPDGFIKIVANEENNVVLGAQIVGIEASNLIAELGLAVEMGATLEDISLTVHAHPTLGEIVMETAELVEGHPIHMVSR, translated from the coding sequence ATGGTAGTAGGAGACGCTTCAATCGATATCGATACACTAGTTGTAGGTGCTGGTCCTGGTGGATATGTAGCGGCAATTCGTGCCGCTCAGCTCGGCCAAAAGGTCATCATCGCTGATAAATCGGAACTCGGTGGCGTGTGCTTGAACCGCGGCTGTATTCCTTCCAAAGCGCTGATCGCGGCTGCTCACTCTTATGAGTCCGCTAAGCATGCTGACGTTTTTGGTGTTACTGCTGAGAATGTAACAGTAGACTTCGCCAAGACACAAGAATTCAAGAACGGCGTTGTTAACAAAATGACTCAAGGCGTTACGGGTCTGCTCAAAGGCAACAAGGTAGAAGTGTTCAAAGGCGAAATCATGTTCATCAATGATTCGGAAGCTCGTGCATTCAATGATCATGAATCTTTGCGCTATCGCTTCAAACACTGTATCCTGGCAACAGGCTCCCGTCCAATCGAATTGAAGCCATTCCCATTCGGCGGACGTATCCTGTCCTCGACAGAAGCTTTGAACCTGCAAGAAATCCCTGGTAGCCTCGTTGTTATCGGCGGCGGCGTTATCGGTGCTGAGCTCGGTCAAATGTTCTCGAAGTTCGGTACGAAGGTAACGATCATTGAAGGCACAGATGCGATCCTTCCCGGCCTGGATAAGGACATGACTCGTCTTGTGGCGAAGGGCATGGAGAAGACAGGTATTGAAATTGTAACGAATGCTATGGCTGAAGGTGCTGAGCAAACGGATAAGAGTGTTACGGTTAAATACTCTGTTAATGGTGAATCCAAAGAAGTTACTGCAGACTACCTGCTTGTAACAGTAGGTCGTCGTCCTAATACAGATGGTGATCTTGGTCTTGATCTGGCTAACATCGAATTAACAGATCGCGGTATGGTGAAAGTAGACCATCAAGGCCGCAGTGTAAGCAACCCTAAAGTATTCGCTATCGGCGATATCGTTCCAGGTCTTGCACTAGCTCATAAAGCTTCGTACGAAGGTAAAGTTGCTGCAGAAGCCATCTCTGGCTTGCCATCTGTAGTTGACTACAAAGGTATGCCAGCTGTAGTATTCTCAGATCCTGAATGCGCAAGCGTGGGCTACACCGAAAAAGAAGCTAAGGAAAAAGGCTTCAAGGTTAAATCCGGCAAATTCCCATTTGCAGCCAACGGACGTGCAACTTCCGTGAATGCTCCTGATGGCTTCATCAAGATTGTAGCTAACGAAGAGAATAACGTTGTACTCGGCGCACAAATCGTCGGTATCGAAGCTTCCAACCTCATCGCTGAGCTTGGTCTTGCGGTTGAAATGGGTGCTACGCTTGAGGATATCTCTTTGACAGTCCACGCTCACCCAACACTTGGTGAGATCGTAATGGAAACGGCTGAACTCGTAGAAGGCCATCCAATTCACATGGTTTCTCGTTAA